A window of the Bacillota bacterium genome harbors these coding sequences:
- the malQ gene encoding 4-alpha-glucanotransferase: MPASRKSGILLHITSLPNEYGIGDLGREAYDFIDFLHASGQKLWQILPLGPTDFFGSPYAPYSAFAGNLHLISPDLLLKEELILESDLDSIQFDSPEAKYILIKQAFARFQKRSSADLQAEYERFCRSNQFWLDDFALFMALKHHFKRVSWIEWSEELAMRKESTLVHWREKLALETEQQIFGQYLFFRQWEKLKDYAHKKGISIIGDLPLFVAHDSADVWAKPELFLLDKRGLPEFVAGVPPDYFSRTGQLWGNPVYNWDAHYEERFDWWLKRIEVLLQLVDLVRVDHFRGLAAYWQIPYGEKTAINGRWMPGPGSDFFAAVKTELGTLPFIAEDLGFIDDAVIELRDKWKLPGMRVLQFAFEALKPNIHSPHAHTENCAVYTGTHDNDTTLGWYQKSNPKVKDYVCRYLNCDGTDIAWDLIRAALASPANLAITPLQDILALDSSARMNVPGTVAGNWRWRLSAHHLTEEIGLRLKDLTELYDR, from the coding sequence ATGCCGGCATCCCGAAAAAGCGGAATCCTCCTTCATATCACTTCGCTGCCTAATGAGTATGGCATCGGTGATTTGGGCAGAGAAGCCTATGATTTTATTGATTTTCTTCACGCTTCAGGACAGAAGCTGTGGCAGATTCTTCCCCTCGGTCCCACCGATTTTTTCGGATCTCCCTATGCCCCCTACTCTGCCTTTGCAGGCAATCTCCATCTAATCAGTCCTGACCTGCTGCTTAAGGAAGAGCTTATTTTAGAATCTGACCTGGATAGCATCCAGTTTGATTCACCTGAAGCTAAATACATCCTGATCAAGCAGGCATTTGCGCGTTTCCAGAAACGATCATCGGCTGATCTGCAAGCGGAGTACGAACGCTTCTGCCGCAGCAATCAGTTTTGGCTCGATGACTTCGCGCTATTTATGGCGTTAAAACACCATTTTAAGCGAGTAAGCTGGATTGAATGGTCGGAAGAGCTTGCCATGAGGAAGGAGTCGACTCTTGTCCACTGGCGGGAGAAGCTGGCCTTAGAAACTGAGCAGCAGATCTTTGGCCAGTATCTCTTTTTCCGCCAGTGGGAGAAACTGAAGGATTACGCCCACAAAAAGGGAATCAGCATCATCGGCGATCTGCCTCTTTTTGTAGCCCATGACAGCGCCGATGTTTGGGCAAAACCGGAGCTGTTTTTATTGGACAAGCGGGGTCTGCCGGAATTTGTTGCAGGAGTACCGCCAGACTATTTCAGCAGGACCGGTCAGCTGTGGGGCAATCCGGTTTACAATTGGGATGCCCATTATGAAGAAAGGTTCGACTGGTGGCTCAAGCGGATTGAGGTGCTTTTGCAGCTGGTAGACTTAGTCCGCGTTGATCATTTCCGCGGTTTAGCCGCTTACTGGCAGATTCCGTACGGAGAAAAAACAGCGATAAACGGCAGGTGGATGCCCGGTCCGGGCTCAGATTTTTTTGCTGCTGTAAAAACTGAGCTCGGCACTCTGCCTTTTATCGCTGAAGATCTCGGTTTTATTGATGACGCTGTCATTGAACTCAGAGACAAGTGGAAACTGCCAGGTATGCGCGTGCTCCAGTTTGCTTTCGAAGCCCTCAAGCCAAACATCCACAGTCCTCATGCCCATACCGAAAACTGCGCTGTCTACACCGGCACCCACGATAACGATACTACGCTTGGCTGGTATCAGAAGTCCAATCCAAAAGTTAAGGATTATGTCTGCCGCTACCTCAACTGCGATGGCACCGATATTGCCTGGGATTTGATCAGAGCGGCTCTCGCTTCCCCGGCGAATCTGGCCATCACCCCGCTCCAGGACATTTTAGCCCTGGACAGCTCCGCCCGCATGAATGTTCCCGGTACAGTCGCGGGCAACTGGCGCTGGCGCTTAAGCGCTCATCATTTAACTGAAGAAATTGGGCTGCGGTTAAAGGATCTCACCGAGCTTTATGACCGCTGA
- a CDS encoding NAD(P)H-dependent glycerol-3-phosphate dehydrogenase yields the protein MKVTVLGAGRWGAFLAWYLNRLGHEVLVWGRAASANFTKLMETRTNEYLTLPASVQMTTDLEGAVDFGSVIVISIASQNLRQLAQSINQFDVSDKTFVLCMKGLEEDSGKRLTQIIKEEITQPCQIAIWVGPGHVQDYINGIPNCMVIGSDNINTTKYLVQEFGSELIRFYYGQDLIGNEVGAAAKNVIGIAAGMIDGLNYSSLKGALMARGAREISRLVRAMGGNELTVYGLSHLGDYSATLYSPYSHNRAFGEAFVQGKSFDKLAEGVSTVKALMVLAEKYEIELPICESIDTIVNKKKDAEEVLLDLYLRPIKFEF from the coding sequence ATGAAAGTAACAGTATTGGGGGCAGGACGCTGGGGAGCATTTCTCGCCTGGTATCTCAACCGCCTCGGACATGAAGTGCTGGTTTGGGGCAGGGCAGCATCGGCGAATTTTACCAAGCTGATGGAAACCCGCACCAACGAGTACCTCACTCTTCCCGCTTCTGTTCAAATGACCACAGATCTAGAAGGAGCAGTCGATTTTGGCAGTGTCATCGTCATCAGCATTGCATCACAAAACTTAAGGCAGTTAGCCCAAAGCATTAATCAATTTGATGTTTCGGATAAAACTTTTGTACTGTGCATGAAGGGCTTGGAAGAAGACAGCGGCAAGCGCTTAACCCAGATCATCAAAGAAGAGATCACCCAGCCCTGCCAGATAGCGATTTGGGTGGGTCCTGGGCATGTTCAGGATTACATCAACGGCATCCCGAACTGCATGGTAATCGGCTCGGATAATATCAATACCACTAAATATCTGGTGCAGGAGTTTGGCAGCGAGCTGATCCGCTTCTACTACGGCCAGGATTTAATCGGCAATGAGGTCGGCGCTGCGGCTAAGAATGTAATCGGAATTGCAGCTGGTATGATAGATGGGCTGAACTACAGCAGCCTCAAAGGCGCTTTAATGGCCCGGGGAGCCCGGGAAATTTCCAGATTGGTGAGAGCTATGGGCGGTAATGAGCTTACTGTATACGGCTTAAGCCACCTAGGTGATTACTCAGCGACATTATACTCACCATACAGTCACAACCGGGCTTTTGGGGAAGCTTTTGTGCAGGGTAAGTCTTTCGATAAGCTGGCAGAAGGTGTGTCTACGGTTAAAGCTTTGATGGTGCTTGCCGAGAAGTATGAGATAGAACTTCCGATTTGCGAAAGCATCGATACAATTGTCAACAAAAAGAAAGATGCCGAGGAAGTCCTGCTTGATCTTTATCTGCGGCCGATCAAGTTTGAATTCTAA
- a CDS encoding FprA family A-type flavoprotein — protein MQVTKDITWVGVLDPDLEVFDVVIPTEWGTTYNSYLIKAEKPCLIDTVKVNFTDEFLHKVEQEIDLNEIEYLVVNHTEPDHSGAVGALLEKAPHIKVYGTRPAVQFLQEQIKRDFEAVIVKHNDTLDLGNKTLRFIMAPFLHWPDTMFSYLEEDEILFTCDGFGSHYCDPEGRMFVSEIGDITPHIKYYYEAIMSPFKPKILEAVEKVRPLAIKMIATGHGPILDRDFWHAVDLYQEWSGTGVKADPKIVIGYASAYGHTKMMADLIAEGVRSAGQEPVLIDFANDSEHVIKAALQDFDGLVVGSPTINADAVEPVWRALSHVSAITSKGKLAAVFGNYGWSGEAVDLLENRLERMRLAVVQPGLKVRFGLSEENREQCREFGRTFARAFIKEAQPQRS, from the coding sequence ATGCAGGTAACCAAAGATATTACTTGGGTAGGAGTGCTAGATCCTGATTTAGAAGTTTTTGATGTTGTGATACCAACCGAATGGGGCACAACCTACAATTCATATTTAATCAAAGCAGAAAAGCCCTGTTTAATTGATACTGTCAAAGTAAATTTTACTGATGAGTTTCTCCACAAAGTAGAGCAGGAGATTGATTTAAACGAGATAGAATATTTAGTGGTCAACCACACCGAACCGGATCACTCCGGTGCGGTAGGAGCGCTTTTAGAAAAGGCTCCCCACATCAAAGTCTACGGCACAAGGCCGGCAGTTCAGTTTCTGCAGGAGCAGATCAAGCGGGATTTTGAAGCAGTAATTGTAAAGCACAACGATACTTTAGACTTAGGCAATAAGACGCTTCGCTTTATCATGGCGCCGTTTCTGCACTGGCCCGATACCATGTTCAGCTACCTTGAAGAGGACGAGATTCTCTTTACCTGCGATGGGTTCGGCAGCCACTACTGTGATCCCGAGGGCAGAATGTTTGTAAGCGAAATCGGGGACATTACGCCGCACATCAAATACTATTATGAAGCAATTATGAGTCCGTTTAAACCGAAGATTCTTGAGGCAGTGGAGAAGGTCAGACCTTTAGCCATCAAAATGATTGCCACTGGCCACGGACCCATTCTCGACCGGGATTTCTGGCATGCAGTCGATCTCTATCAAGAATGGAGCGGTACTGGCGTTAAGGCTGATCCCAAGATCGTGATCGGATATGCCAGTGCTTACGGACACACGAAAATGATGGCCGATCTGATAGCCGAGGGTGTGAGAAGCGCAGGGCAGGAGCCGGTGTTGATTGACTTTGCCAATGATTCGGAGCATGTGATTAAGGCAGCGCTGCAGGATTTCGACGGCTTGGTTGTCGGTTCGCCTACCATCAACGCCGATGCGGTTGAGCCGGTGTGGCGGGCTTTAAGCCATGTCAGTGCCATTACTTCCAAGGGCAAGCTCGCAGCAGTTTTCGGCAATTACGGCTGGAGCGGCGAGGCAGTTGACTTATTGGAAAACCGCTTGGAACGGATGCGTTTGGCAGTTGTTCAGCCGGGACTGAAAGTTCGGTTCGGTTTATCGGAAGAAAACCGGGAGCAGTGCCGCGAATTCGGAAGAACCTTTGCGAGAGCTTTCATTAAGGAGGCTCAGCCTCAGCGGTCATAA